GCTCCAACTCCAACAGGGTCTAAAATTACAGGAACTCCTAATTTATTGGCAATTTTTCCAGCTTTCTCTACAATTTTACGCATTTGTTTATCCATAGTTCCTATATTAATAACTAAAGCAGAAGTGAAAGATAAAATTTCTTCTAATTCATCTTCACAAAATGACATTAATGGTGACCCACCCATAGAAAGAGTTATATTAGCACAATCATTTATTGTAACAGTATTTGTTATATGATACACCAATGGTTGTTTTTCTCTTATTTCTTCTATTATATTTCCTATTTTTTCTTTTTCCATTTTTCTCTCTCCTAAATTACTGTCTACATATTTTTTTAAATTTTTAGTTGCTTCTTTTATATTTTCTTTTCCTAATATTTCAGAAATAACAGCAACTCCATCTGTTCCAGTTTTCATTACAGAAATAATGTTATCTAAATGTATTCCACCAATAGCTACATTAGGAATATTTATTCTCTCTACTATATCTTTTAACTTTTCAAGTCCTAATGGCTCATTAATATCTTTTTTACTTCCAGTATAAAAAATAGCTCCAATTCCTAAATAATCTGCTCCATCTTTTTGAGCTTTTAGAGCTTCTTCTATGTTTCCTACAGAAACTCCTATTATTTTATTAGGACCTAAAATTTCTCTTGCTTTTTTTAATTCCTCATCTTTTTGACCTATATGTACTCCTGTAGCATCTACTAATTTTGCTACTTCTATATTATCATTTATTATAAGAGGAATATTATACTTATCTGTTATCTTTTTTAAATTTTGAGCAATTTCTAAAAATTCTTCATTTGATATATATTTTTCTCTTAATTGTACAACTGTTGTTCCCCCAAGAATACTATCTTCAACAGCCTTGTATAAATCTCTCCCATTCAATATATCTCTATCAGTTACTAAATAAACAGAATAATCTATATTTTTATTCATAATTCATACCAGCCTTTTTATATAAATCTATAAAATGACCAACAGGACCTACTCCATGTCCAATAGAAAATGAATTTTTTATAGCTTCTGTTATATAATCTTTTCCTTGACAAACTGCTTCTTCTACAGAATTTCCTTTAGCTATAAGAGAAGCAATAGAAGATGAAAGAGTACATCCTGTTCCATGAGTATTTATTGTATCTATTCTCACTCCTGGAAATTTTACTATTTCTCCATTTTCAAGTAATAATACATCTGTACAATTATCTTCTCTGTGTCCTCCTTTTACTAAAACATTTTTAGCTCCAAGATTTTGAATTTTTTTAGCTGCTTCTATCATTTCTTCTTCATTTCTTATTTCCATATCAGCTAATATCTCAGCTTCAGGGATATTAGGGGTTACTAAAGTTCCTAAAGCAACAAATTTTTTTAAAGCTTCAATAGCTTCATCTTTTAATAATTTATATTTACTTTTTGAAACCATAACAGGGTCTATAACAATATTTTTTACATTATACTTCTTTAACATTTTTGTAATACTTTCTATTATTTCTATACTAGAAAGCATTCCAATTTTTACAGCGTCCACTCTTATATCTTCAAATATAACTTCTATTTGTTTTTCAATGATTTCTTTAGAAATTTCTTGAACTCCAAAAACTCCATTTGTATTTTGAGCTGTTACAGCTGTAATAACACTCATTCCATAAACACCTAAAGCACTCATTGCTTTTAAATCAGCTTGTATTCCAGCTCCCCCACAAGTATCAGAACCAGCAATTGTTAAAACATGTTTCATATAAACCTCCGTTAATTTTTGTTATTTTTTTATCATTAATTGTAAAAATTGTTATAATAAAAATTTTTCTATAATTTCTATATCAGCTGGTGCC
The DNA window shown above is from Fusobacterium perfoetens ATCC 29250 and carries:
- the thiM gene encoding hydroxyethylthiazole kinase gives rise to the protein MNKNIDYSVYLVTDRDILNGRDLYKAVEDSILGGTTVVQLREKYISNEEFLEIAQNLKKITDKYNIPLIINDNIEVAKLVDATGVHIGQKDEELKKAREILGPNKIIGVSVGNIEEALKAQKDGADYLGIGAIFYTGSKKDINEPLGLEKLKDIVERINIPNVAIGGIHLDNIISVMKTGTDGVAVISEILGKENIKEATKNLKKYVDSNLGERKMEKEKIGNIIEEIREKQPLVYHITNTVTINDCANITLSMGGSPLMSFCEDELEEILSFTSALVINIGTMDKQMRKIVEKAGKIANKLGVPVILDPVGVGASKARKELIDDLLKNVKFAVIKGNLAEIKSMAGLKNMANRGVDSIETLENSDEIAKELALKLGTVIAITGKEDIISDGKRVAIIKNGTPILGKVTGTGCMTASLIGCACGSNKDYMLGTTLGVSLMGIAGELSEKTLRENEGNGTLRVKILDNIYNINKERFLENEKIILENF
- the thiD gene encoding bifunctional hydroxymethylpyrimidine kinase/phosphomethylpyrimidine kinase; its protein translation is MKHVLTIAGSDTCGGAGIQADLKAMSALGVYGMSVITAVTAQNTNGVFGVQEISKEIIEKQIEVIFEDIRVDAVKIGMLSSIEIIESITKMLKKYNVKNIVIDPVMVSKSKYKLLKDEAIEALKKFVALGTLVTPNIPEAEILADMEIRNEEEMIEAAKKIQNLGAKNVLVKGGHREDNCTDVLLLENGEIVKFPGVRIDTINTHGTGCTLSSSIASLIAKGNSVEEAVCQGKDYITEAIKNSFSIGHGVGPVGHFIDLYKKAGMNYE